The following proteins are encoded in a genomic region of Planococcus lenghuensis:
- a CDS encoding ATP-binding cassette domain-containing protein: MIEVKKVEKNYGRKKILKGVSFTANKGEITCLIGINGVGKTTVLNAIMALTPINKGQILIDGKPLDKTTFEKITFIPDAITMLPQMTITEAMEFMNDFYTGWNQERATELLGFFRLNPNDRISSLSKGNTAKVNLLLGLALDVDYVLMDEPFSGIDMFSREEIANVFTSHLIENRGVIITTHEVGDIEHLIDKVVLLDDGMVIKEYSPEDVRETEGKSVTDVMREVYQR; encoded by the coding sequence ATGATTGAAGTGAAAAAGGTTGAAAAGAATTACGGACGTAAGAAGATATTGAAAGGGGTTTCTTTTACAGCGAACAAAGGTGAAATTACGTGTTTAATCGGTATAAATGGAGTTGGGAAGACCACTGTTTTAAATGCAATTATGGCCCTCACTCCTATTAACAAAGGGCAGATATTAATTGATGGCAAACCATTGGATAAAACGACATTCGAAAAAATCACTTTTATTCCCGATGCCATTACAATGCTTCCGCAAATGACCATAACAGAGGCCATGGAGTTTATGAATGATTTTTATACGGGGTGGAACCAGGAACGTGCTACTGAATTATTAGGGTTTTTCAGACTCAATCCAAATGATCGGATTTCTTCTTTGTCTAAAGGAAATACCGCAAAGGTAAATTTATTACTGGGTTTAGCGCTTGATGTGGATTATGTATTAATGGATGAGCCGTTTTCAGGAATCGACATGTTCAGCCGGGAAGAAATTGCAAATGTATTCACAAGTCATTTGATTGAAAATCGCGGTGTCATCATTACGACCCATGAAGTAGGAGATATTGAACATTTAATTGATAAGGTTGTTTTACTGGATGACGGAATGGTCATAAAGGAATACAGTCCTGAGGATGTCCGGGAAACTGAAGGGAAGTCTGTAACTGATGTGATGAGAGAGGTGTATCAAAGATGA
- a CDS encoding sigma-70 family RNA polymerase sigma factor: protein MNNGTLQTSNALSIERELLTRGKRHELLKLMSEVGVLDRDILVMKFIHGSSNKEIAMNMGLVQCTVEDRIYKALKSWH, encoded by the coding sequence GTGAATAACGGTACATTGCAAACAAGCAACGCCCTGTCTATTGAAAGGGAGCTGCTGACCAGAGGAAAGCGACACGAGTTGTTAAAACTGATGAGTGAAGTAGGTGTACTGGATCGGGATATTTTGGTGATGAAGTTCATCCACGGCAGTTCGAATAAAGAGATTGCCATGAACATGGGCCTGGTTCAATGCACAGTTGAGGATCGAATTTATAAGGCCTTAAAAAGTTGGCATTGA
- a CDS encoding GntR family transcriptional regulator produces MDMNFNNRDPVYLQIIRYFKEKIAIGELQPGEEIPSRRELANRMKVNPNTAQRAYKEMEQQKLIYTERNHPSKITTDLNTLSKVREELIIEAVDTFVTSVRSINVPVEELLELVREKYTIQEDKELTS; encoded by the coding sequence ATGGATATGAATTTTAATAATCGTGATCCGGTCTATTTACAAATTATCCGTTATTTTAAAGAGAAAATTGCAATTGGAGAATTGCAGCCGGGAGAGGAAATACCATCCAGACGTGAATTGGCTAACAGAATGAAAGTCAATCCGAATACAGCGCAACGGGCTTATAAGGAAATGGAGCAGCAGAAGTTGATCTATACAGAACGCAATCATCCGAGCAAGATTACGACAGATCTAAACACGTTAAGTAAAGTGAGAGAAGAGTTAATCATTGAAGCTGTTGATACATTTGTGACATCTGTCCGTTCCATTAATGTGCCTGTTGAAGAACTGCTTGAATTAGTCAGGGAAAAGTATACAATCCAGGAGGATAAGGAGCTAACATCATGA
- a CDS encoding IS30 family transposase — MSYAHIVTRERVLIEEYILADKSLSYIARQMKRSKSTIKYELDRCAPYTAAEAQRDYETKRKNCGLKPTADMEIIRHVTERQEKGWSPEGIVERYRKEHGKPFALSVATIYRYAALGLFGLSKKLLIRKGRKRKNHEEETCGKMPSLKSIHARRAPRSQIGHWEVDTVIGKAHKSQILTLTERTSRFTIVQKLAAKTAEEAARAIVSLLQELPKKLVKSITADRGKEFHLWTEVEKGLEIPFYFSDPGMPGQRGTNENSNGRVRRTYPKGTDFSRMTQRETLDFLLEFNQVPRKVLNYNTPFEVFMNFLPRST; from the coding sequence CTGAGCTATGCCCACATTGTAACACGGGAACGTGTGCTGATTGAAGAATATATCCTTGCCGACAAATCACTGTCCTATATTGCCCGCCAGATGAAACGAAGTAAAAGCACGATCAAGTATGAGCTGGACCGGTGCGCGCCGTATACAGCCGCCGAAGCGCAGCGTGACTACGAAACCAAGCGGAAGAACTGCGGCCTGAAACCGACAGCGGACATGGAAATAATCCGCCATGTCACGGAACGCCAGGAGAAAGGCTGGTCACCGGAAGGCATCGTGGAACGGTACCGGAAAGAGCACGGCAAGCCATTTGCCCTTAGTGTTGCGACCATCTACCGCTATGCCGCACTCGGTCTGTTCGGCCTGTCGAAGAAACTGCTGATACGCAAGGGCCGAAAGCGAAAGAACCACGAAGAGGAGACCTGTGGCAAGATGCCTTCGCTGAAAAGCATACACGCCCGTCGGGCACCCCGTAGCCAGATCGGCCACTGGGAGGTCGACACCGTAATTGGCAAGGCACACAAGAGCCAGATCCTTACGCTCACGGAACGAACCAGTCGATTTACAATTGTACAGAAACTGGCTGCCAAGACAGCTGAAGAAGCGGCTCGTGCCATTGTCAGCTTACTGCAGGAATTGCCGAAGAAACTGGTGAAGTCCATCACGGCCGATCGCGGCAAGGAATTTCACTTGTGGACGGAAGTGGAGAAAGGACTGGAAATCCCCTTCTACTTCTCGGATCCTGGCATGCCAGGTCAGCGCGGGACGAATGAGAACTCAAACGGCCGCGTCCGCCGCACCTATCCGAAAGGGACCGATTTCAGCCGGATGACGCAGCGGGAAACCTTGGATTTCCTCCTGGAATTTAACCAGGTGCCACGGAAAGTGCTCAACTACAACACACCATTCGAGGTATTCATGAATTTCCTGCCTCGTTCGACTTGA
- a CDS encoding dicarboxylate/amino acid:cation symporter — translation MKDNLLAQIFVAFAIAITLGLIFGPAIEVVEPLGELFLRLIKFVIAPLVLASLVVGIASIGDPKQLGRIGLKTVTYYLVTSAIAVTIGLSFAFLISPGEGLTIGIPEEGSVEVNETEGVIATLLNIIPENPFAALASGSILQIIFFAIFLGLAITLVGKPAEPVYRFFEGFAEIMYKITGIIMWLAPLGIIGLVAPVVGEYGLSVLLPLLKVILTVAIACIVHAVVIYGLAVKTFGKTNPLRFFKGITPAAAVAFSTCSSAGTLPVTMKNTQENLGVSRRISSFVLPLGATLNMDGTAIYQGIAVVFIAQISGLELSIMQLVAVVLTTVLASIGAAGVPGAGVIMLAMVLNAAGMPLEGIALVAGIDRILDMFRTTVNVVGDASAAVVVAGSEGELWTDATVEERDDDFESAGVDERHALNAK, via the coding sequence TTGAAAGATAATTTGCTGGCCCAAATTTTCGTCGCTTTCGCCATAGCGATTACTTTGGGGCTCATTTTCGGTCCAGCGATTGAAGTTGTCGAGCCGTTAGGCGAATTGTTTTTGCGTCTGATTAAGTTCGTGATTGCGCCGCTCGTTCTCGCTTCTTTAGTCGTGGGAATCGCCAGCATAGGAGATCCGAAACAATTAGGCAGAATTGGATTAAAAACAGTAACTTATTATCTGGTGACAAGCGCGATTGCAGTCACAATCGGTTTGTCTTTCGCCTTCTTGATTTCACCAGGCGAAGGTCTGACAATCGGTATTCCTGAAGAAGGAAGTGTGGAAGTGAATGAAACAGAAGGGGTAATAGCCACGTTGCTCAATATTATTCCGGAAAACCCTTTTGCAGCACTTGCTTCAGGAAGCATTTTACAAATTATCTTTTTTGCCATTTTCCTTGGTTTGGCAATCACTTTAGTCGGAAAGCCTGCAGAGCCTGTATACCGCTTTTTTGAAGGTTTTGCCGAAATTATGTATAAGATAACAGGTATCATTATGTGGTTGGCGCCACTTGGCATTATCGGATTAGTGGCACCGGTCGTTGGTGAATATGGACTTTCCGTCTTGCTGCCACTCTTAAAAGTGATTTTGACAGTTGCCATTGCTTGTATCGTCCATGCTGTAGTGATCTATGGACTGGCAGTTAAAACGTTTGGTAAAACGAATCCTTTGCGTTTCTTTAAAGGAATCACACCGGCTGCGGCAGTCGCATTCAGCACTTGCAGCAGCGCGGGGACTTTGCCGGTAACCATGAAAAACACACAGGAAAATTTGGGCGTTTCCCGGAGAATAAGCAGTTTTGTCCTTCCATTGGGAGCTACACTTAATATGGACGGGACCGCTATTTATCAAGGTATCGCTGTCGTGTTCATCGCCCAAATCTCCGGTTTGGAGCTTTCCATTATGCAACTTGTGGCAGTAGTACTGACTACTGTACTGGCTTCCATAGGAGCAGCAGGGGTGCCGGGGGCAGGAGTCATCATGCTGGCCATGGTATTGAATGCTGCAGGCATGCCACTTGAAGGGATTGCATTAGTCGCTGGTATTGACCGGATACTCGACATGTTCCGGACAACCGTGAACGTTGTGGGGGATGCTTCAGCCGCAGTCGTGGTTGCCGGTTCTGAAGGCGAATTATGGACCGACGCCACAGTAGAAGAAAGAGACGATGATTTCGAAAGCGCAGGAGTGGACGAACGCCATGCATTGAACGCAAAATAA